The DNA region TCTTACTCACAAAACCGGGCATAGTTATGCTCGTACTTATAACCGCGCTCACGGGAATGTATCTGGCAAAAAAGGGCTTTCCCGATCCGTGGCTCATCTTCTGGTCCTTACTCGGTACTGGACTGGCATCTGCAGGATCTGCGGTACTAAATCAGTTTTTTGACAGGGACATAGATGCCATCATGTCAAGAACAAAAGGTAGACCCATACCATCGGGAAGTATAAATCCTCTCAACGCTCTAATCTTTGGTGTGATATTGCTTGCAGGATCCTTTTACATAATGGTGGTTTTCGTAAATCCAGTTGCCACATTTTTTACAGCTATCGCATCCTTTTTTTACGTAGTTGTTTACACGCTGGCTCTCAAAAGGAAAAGCCCATTAGCTACGGAAATAGGAGGTGTTTCAGGAGCGCTTCCCCCTGTCATAGGCTACACATCCGTTACCGGGCAGTTTGGTATGGAACCTCTCATTCTCTTTCTTATAATGTTTATCTGGCAGCCTCCTCACTTCTGGGTACTTGCGGTAAAGTACGCTGAGGATTACAAAAAAGCGAATGTACCCACACTCCCCGTGGTAAAAGGTATTTTTCAAACTAAGGTGAGAACTCTTCTGTATACCGCAGCACTTTTTCCCGTGAGTTTACTCCCAACTTTATACGGTGTAGCTGGTAAGATATACTTTTTCACAGCTTTTACCTTGAGCCTTATTTATCTTGTCCTCACTTTAAGATTTTTCTTTTCCAAAGACTCTAAAGGTATGTTTCTTTTCTTTTACTCCATCGTATATCTTGCACTTCTTTTCTCAGTTATGGTTTTTGATATGATAAGATAGATAAGCATGGAAAGAAAGTGGTTTCTACTCTCCATAGTTTCGCTTGGTCTGGGAGGTTTTCTCGCTTTTGTTGTAGCTATGGCAAGAACTCCAGGAGTTTATCAATACTTTCCGCCTGGATACTTTTATTACGCTTTAATAGGACATGTGGATCTGGCTATAGTGATATTTCTACTTTCCTTTACCCTTCTTGTGTGGAGTAGGGTGTATGAAATTGAAAATAGGTTAGCTTTTTATATTTCCCTGCTTGGCTTTTTGGGTGTAGCTCTTTCGGCTTTTTTGGGTAAGGGTACAGCAGTGTCCAACAACTATCTTCCCACTATAGTTCATCCGCTCTTTTTCGCAGGTATTATTTTCTTCTTTTCAGGCTTTACCCTACTCGCTTTGAACGCTTTAAAACGTGCATTTAGTGATATCTTATCTTACGATCCGATAAAGAATGCAGTGAGTGTCAGCGTTATACTCGGTGTTTTTATGATCATCGCAGTGATCCCTTCTTATCTACGTGCAGGTGATCCTTCCAATGTGTATATATTTTACGAAAGGCTCTTTTGGGCGCCTGGACATATACAACAATTTTTGAACGGTGCCATACTCTTATACGCTTGGTACTACCTCATTACTTTATTGGGTGTGGAGAAAAAGCTCGGTCTTTTGAGGTTTGCCAATCTTTCTTTTTTATTCTTCGGTTTTTTGCTTTTTTCTGTACCTATACTTTATACAGATCCTGTCTCCAGATCGGCAAAGATATTTACCGAAGTAAGTTATGCTATAGGTTTGGGTATCCCTATGTTTTTTCACGCCTTTAATGTGGTGAGAAATATAAAATTTGACTGGAAAAACCCCTTTTCCTCGGCTCTTACGCTTTCCCTGATTCTTTACTTTCTTGGTGTACTGATAGCTTACGCAGGTATAAAGGCTGACCTTCGCGTTCCAGCTCATTATCATGGGACTGTAACAAGCCTCACTTTGGCTTTGATGGCTGTCTCATACAGACTTGTAAAAGAGTATGGTTATGTGCGGAGCTTGAGTTCAGTTGTAAGGTTTCAGCCTTACCTTTACGGCATTGGAATGACACTTTTCATACTGGGGCTTTATTTTGCTGGAAGGGGCGGGGCTCCAAGAAAGACTTATGGCACAGGCTATACGGAGGATCCTTTTGTACTTTTTTCTCTCATAGTTATGGGTGTAGGAACACTGATGGCGGTCATAGGTGGTGTTATCTTCGTCCTATACATTTTAAGTTTGATACTGAGAGGGCAGGCTCACTATGAAGTACGGGAAGATAAGGGATGAAAAAGCTTTGGCGGTTGCCATTTCCCTTTTTGCCATAGTACTTATCACGTATCTTATCACCATATTTATAGCTTATATGATGACAACTCAACGTTGAGATCTCAAGCTTTTGAAAAAATCCTTAAGTAACTTCTGAGCCTCATCTACAGGTATATACTCCCACTTTACCTTATGGTTGAGCCTGACGTCATCAAACAGGTTATAAAGACTTATAACACCGCCATGTTTATAATCTTGAGCTAAAAAGATAAGCCTTTCAACTCTCCTCAAGATCATAGCGTAACTGCACATAAGACAAGGCTCAAGGCTAACGTAAAGTTCGCATCCATGAAGATACTTCTCGCCGAGCTTTTCAGATGCCTTTTTAATAGCTAACATCTCAGCATGAGCGGTGGGATCTCTAAGTTTTTGAGTGAGATTGTGCGCCTTTGCTATGAGTTCACCGTCCTTGACTATCACGCATCCTACGGGTATTTCTCCCAATTTGAAAGCCTCTCTTGCTTCTTCAAGACACAGCTCAATGAAGTTTTCCTCCATATGTCTCTTATTTTAAGAGAAAGATCATGGAAGGGATTCTCTCAACGTATACAATTGTAAAAAAAAAGGAGGTCAAAATCATGAAGAACCTTTATACGAGAGAAGATCTTTTTAGAAAAAATATATACATACATGGATCCAATGATGTACCTGATAGTATAGAGATAACGGATAAAGCTATAATAGTCAAAAGGGGAAGTCAAAGCATAGAGATACCCTTAAACTCAATGCGGGGGAAGGCTATACTTGATAGACTTTCTTACGATGGTGAGCTTGTTCAGGAGATATACTTATAAGAATGACTAAGCCCACCCTTATACTTTCACAAACCCACACGGTAAAGAGGTTGTTAAGGGAGTTGAGGTTAAGTACTGTATGCGAGGAGTCCAGATGCCCCAACATCTCCGAGTGCTTCAGTTCTGGAACAGCTACCTTTATGATATTGGGAGACGTTTGTACAAGGGGTTGTAGTTTCTGTAACATATCTAAAGGGAAACCCAAACCTCCAAGTGAGGAAGAGCCATTTAGGCTTTTTGATGCTGTCAGGAGAATGAGGTTAAGGTACGTGGTGATAACGTCGGTAACTAGGGATGACTTGCCAGATGGTGGAGCCGAGCAGTTCGCCAGATGCATAAGACTTATAAAAGATCACCTAAAAGATGTCAAAGTTGAAGTGCTTGTACCTGATTTTAAAGGTTCAACGGAATCTCTTAAGGTGGTGCTTGATGCCAAACCTGACGTTTTAAACCACAACGTGGAAACGGTGCCGAGACTCTATCCCAAGGTGAGGAAGGGAGCGAACTACGAAAGAAGCTTGAGCATTCTAAAGAAGAGTAAAGAGATCTCGTCACACACATTCACCAAATCAGCCATTATTTTAGGTTTTGGAGAGACAAAAGAGGAGATAATATCCGTAATGGAGGATTTGAGGGATGTCCGGTGTGACTTCCTC from Hydrogenobacter sp. includes:
- the lipA gene encoding lipoyl synthase, giving the protein MTKPTLILSQTHTVKRLLRELRLSTVCEESRCPNISECFSSGTATFMILGDVCTRGCSFCNISKGKPKPPSEEEPFRLFDAVRRMRLRYVVITSVTRDDLPDGGAEQFARCIRLIKDHLKDVKVEVLVPDFKGSTESLKVVLDAKPDVLNHNVETVPRLYPKVRKGANYERSLSILKKSKEISSHTFTKSAIILGFGETKEEIISVMEDLRDVRCDFLTIGQYYQPSLEHHPVVKYYTQEEFEELRSIALSLGFKYVASGPNVRSSYRAFEFIVG
- a CDS encoding cytochrome C oxidase subunit I, which encodes MERKWFLLSIVSLGLGGFLAFVVAMARTPGVYQYFPPGYFYYALIGHVDLAIVIFLLSFTLLVWSRVYEIENRLAFYISLLGFLGVALSAFLGKGTAVSNNYLPTIVHPLFFAGIIFFFSGFTLLALNALKRAFSDILSYDPIKNAVSVSVILGVFMIIAVIPSYLRAGDPSNVYIFYERLFWAPGHIQQFLNGAILLYAWYYLITLLGVEKKLGLLRFANLSFLFFGFLLFSVPILYTDPVSRSAKIFTEVSYAIGLGIPMFFHAFNVVRNIKFDWKNPFSSALTLSLILYFLGVLIAYAGIKADLRVPAHYHGTVTSLTLALMAVSYRLVKEYGYVRSLSSVVRFQPYLYGIGMTLFILGLYFAGRGGAPRKTYGTGYTEDPFVLFSLIVMGVGTLMAVIGGVIFVLYILSLILRGQAHYEVREDKG
- a CDS encoding pantothenate kinase, which gives rise to MKNLYTREDLFRKNIYIHGSNDVPDSIEITDKAIIVKRGSQSIEIPLNSMRGKAILDRLSYDGELVQEIYL
- the cyoE gene encoding heme o synthase yields the protein MVVKAVALYRSVVRDYILLTKPGIVMLVLITALTGMYLAKKGFPDPWLIFWSLLGTGLASAGSAVLNQFFDRDIDAIMSRTKGRPIPSGSINPLNALIFGVILLAGSFYIMVVFVNPVATFFTAIASFFYVVVYTLALKRKSPLATEIGGVSGALPPVIGYTSVTGQFGMEPLILFLIMFIWQPPHFWVLAVKYAEDYKKANVPTLPVVKGIFQTKVRTLLYTAALFPVSLLPTLYGVAGKIYFFTAFTLSLIYLVLTLRFFFSKDSKGMFLFFYSIVYLALLFSVMVFDMIR
- a CDS encoding nucleoside deaminase, whose product is MEENFIELCLEEAREAFKLGEIPVGCVIVKDGELIAKAHNLTQKLRDPTAHAEMLAIKKASEKLGEKYLHGCELYVSLEPCLMCSYAMILRRVERLIFLAQDYKHGGVISLYNLFDDVRLNHKVKWEYIPVDEAQKLLKDFFKSLRSQR